The following are encoded in a window of Microcaecilia unicolor chromosome 7, aMicUni1.1, whole genome shotgun sequence genomic DNA:
- the IGBP1 gene encoding immunoglobulin-binding protein 1 translates to MAAEEAPKLSELLERGWRELQEVEASNEPLNSRQLQDKVKGGLTLLEEAKRGADQLQLFSRNEELEEVASADLKFFLLPALLATLTLKLNTPSKRMDQLQAARIYFMDFLRSCKDYNVGTFHLPQPREDSRTEEDTEQAVPAPTQPNLIAMATHRQAKIERYKQKMEVEKRLVSIAGLVQSGNAEDEQVREFYLLQIKKWISTSLDEVESIDHEMELLKSRETMKQTGESSQPRRQPRPAMKPFMLIRDSAQAKVFGAGYPSLPTMTVDDWYRQHQRHGVLPDQGVPQRAVDHDAEEEQKAEQEKKVEEEDETSLQKARDWDEWKDTHRRGYGNRQNMG, encoded by the exons ATGGCGGCGGAGGAGGCCCCGAAGCTGTCGGAGCTGCTGGAGCGCGGCTGGCGGGAGCTGCAGGAGGTGGAGGCGAGCAACGAGCCGCTCAACTCCCGCCAGCTGCAGGACAAGGTGAAAGGCGGCCTGACCCTGCTGGAAGAGGCGAAGCGAGGGGCCGACCAGCTCCAGCTCTTCAG CCGGAATGAAGAGTTAGAAGAGGTTGCATCAGCTGACCTGAAGTTCTTCTTGCTGCCTGCGCTGCTGGCAACTCTCACGCTGAAGCTGAACACCCCTTCCAAGCGAATGGATCAGCTGCAGGCTGCCCGCATCTACTTCATGGACTTTCTGAGGAGCTGTAAGGACTATAACGTTGGTACATTTCATCTGCCACAGCCACGGGAAGACTCCAGGACAGAGGAAGACACGGAGCAAGCTGTGCCAGCACCAACTCAGCCAAATCTCATAGCCATGGCCACACATAGACAGGCAAAAATTGAAAG GTACAAGCAGAAGATGGAGGTGGAGAAAAGGCTGGTCTCCATTGCAGGCCTGGTGCAGAGTGGGAATGCAGAGGATGAGCAGGTGCGAGAATTCTACCTCCTGCAGATCAAGAAATGGATCAGTACCAGCCTGGATGAGGTAGAGAGCATCGACCATGAGATGGAATTACTGAAAAGCAGAGAGACCATGAAACAG ACTGGGGAATCTTCGCAGCCACGAAGGCAGCCTAGACCTGCCATGAAACCTTTCATGCTGATCCGGGACAGTGCTCAGGCAAA AGTGTTCGGAGCTGGCTATCCCAGCCTCCCTACCATGACTGTGGATGACTGGTATCGTCAGCATCAGAGGCATGGAGTCCTGCCAGACCAAGGAGTTCCCCAGAGAGCAG TGGACCATGATGCCGAAGAGGAGCAGAAGGCGGAGCAGGAAaagaaggtggaggaggaggatgagaccAGTCTACAAAAAGCTCGTGACTGGGATGAGTGGAAGGACACACATCGCAGGGGATATGGCAACCGGCAGAACATGGGCTGA